A window of the Gossypium hirsutum isolate 1008001.06 chromosome A03, Gossypium_hirsutum_v2.1, whole genome shotgun sequence genome harbors these coding sequences:
- the LOC107886339 gene encoding uncharacterized protein, with amino-acid sequence MIKNLFFLKKKMSNSLCENVDPGLSTVEEMIPKKVRFRDKEKATSNDMLIELPLDQPTSWRDMLVSQSSKGDSNVDGKEVIDFLEGDIQKSVVNGMPSITFSDQIHQILIQGMNNNVILKLLGRNIGFLILQNKIYSIWRPSGPIHMMDIENDYFLVKFHNKLDCDKALSEGSWTIFGQYLTVQPWTRAFDSTQAYPSVVVAWIRLPALPSYLYNRKIITEIGELVGKVVKLDMNTDSRTRGLFARMAVYVNLEKPLVSQILVNGRTQMVEYESLSTIYFHCGRYGHVENMCNFKIPESTVVVNMD; translated from the coding sequence ATGATCAaaaacctattttttttaaagaaaaaaatgtcGAATTCTCTCTGTGAAAATGTTGATCCTGGACTATCCACTGTGGAGGAGATGATCCCTAAGAAAGTTAGATTCAGAGACAAGGAGAAAGCAACGAGTAATGACATGCTGATCGAGTTGCCTCTAGATCAACCTACTTCTTGGAGAGACATGCTCGTCAGCCAATCTTCAAAGGGTGATTCCAATGTGGATGGGAAGGAAGTTATTGATTTTTTGGAAGGGGACATTCAGAAATCCGTTGTGAATGGCATGCCTTCAATTACTTTTTCGGACCAAATTCATCAAATCCTTATTCAGGGTATGAATAATAATGTGATCTTAAAACTCCTAGGTCGTAACATTGGTTTTTTGATTTTGCAGAACAAAATTTACAGCATATGGAGACCTTCAGGCCCTATTCACATGATGGACATTGAAAACGACTATTTTCTAGTCAAATTCCATAACAAATTGGATTGTGATAAGGCTCTCTCTGAAGGATCGTGGACTATTTTCGGCCAATATTTGACTGTTCAGCCTTGGACGAGGGCTTTTGACTCTACACAGGCTTACCCAAGTGTAGTAGTGGCATGGATTAGACTCCCTGCTCTTCCTAGTTATTTATATAACCGTAAAATCATTACTGAAATTGGAGAATTGGTGGGCAAAGTGGTCAAGTTAGATATGAATACTGATAGCAGGACGAGGGGGTTGTTCGCTAGAATGGCGGTATACGTCAACTTAGAAAAGCCGTTGGTGTCTCAAATCTTGGTAAATGGCCGAACACAAATGGTAGAATATGAGTCCCTTTCTACTATCTATTTTCATTGTGGAAGGTATGGACATGTGGAAAACATGTGTAACTTCAAAATTCCAGAATCTACGGTGGTGGTAAACATGGACTAG